One Brassica napus cultivar Da-Ae chromosome A5, Da-Ae, whole genome shotgun sequence DNA window includes the following coding sequences:
- the LOC106345379 gene encoding uncharacterized protein LOC106345379 isoform X1: MSDMTSLAASPSRSSKRAMYYVQSPSRDSYTSVTQPSTMMDSPTHDSYSFGRHSRNSSESRFSGISRSSSSDRKNVKKCRSNEKEYETILEEGSYEEMDDVTSIRRSQAILAVFIFISLFAFCCLITWGASRPYKPQISVQTFELRNFYVGQGSDFYGMHTKLLTLNGTLRIGIYNPAPTFGIHVSSKPVSLFYYQLPIATGQLKEHYQPKKSQYTEAVVIEGRRIPLYGAGASLEATERGGKIQVNLRFEVKTRGDVVGRLVTIRHKKRISCSFVIDVAISKRVPIDKSDCSYS; encoded by the exons ATGTCCGACATGACAAGTCTAGCGGCTTCGCCTTCACGATCTTCAAAACGCGCCATGTACTACGTGCAAAGTCCTTCACGTGACTCTTACACGTCAGTTACACAGCCTAGTACAATGATGGACTCTCCCACACACGATTCATACTCCTTTGGCCGCCACTCTCGTAACTCATCAGAGAGTAGATTCTCCGGGATATCccgatcatcatcatcagacaGAAAAAACGTCAAAAAGTGCCGATCTAACGAGAAAGAATATGAGACTATACTTGAAGAAGGTTCGTATGAAGAAATGGACGATGTGACTTCTATAAGGAGGTCTCAGGCCATACTTGccgttttcatttttataagtCTCTTCGCCTTCTGTTGCTTAATCACGTGGGGAGCTAGTAGACCTTACAAGCCTCAAATCTCTGTTCAG ACATTCGAACTACGCAACTTCTATGTTGGTCAAGGATCAGATTTCTATGGCATGC ATACCAAGTTGCTGACTTTGAATGGAACATTAAGAATTGGTATATACAATCCTGCCCCAACATTTGGTATTCATGTTAGTTCCAAACCAGTCAGTCTCTTCTATTACCAACTCCCTATCGCCACCGGTCAG TTGAAGGAACATTATCAACCGAAGAAGAGTCAATATACGGAAGCAGTGGTTATAGAAGGAAGAAGGATCCCATTATACGGTGCAGGAGCAAGCCTAGAGGCCACAGAGAGAGGCGGAAAGATTCAGGTGAATCTGAGATTTGAAGTCAAAACAAGAGGAGATGTGGTCGGAAGATTGGTTACAATAAGGCACAAAAAGAGAATCTCATGCTCATTTGTCATCGATGTTGCCATTAGTAAGCGCGTACCGATCGATAAGAGTGATTGCAGCTATTCATGA
- the LOC106345379 gene encoding uncharacterized protein LOC106345379 isoform X2 encodes MSDMTSLAASPSRSSKRAMYYVQSPSRDSYTSVTQPSTMMDSPTHDSYSFGRHSRNSSESRFSGISRSSSSDRKNVKKCRSNEKEYETILEEGSYEEMDDVTSIRRSQAILAVFIFISLFAFCCLITWGASRPYKPQISVQTFELRNFYVGQGSDFYGMHTKLLTLNGTLRIVEGTLSTEEESIYGSSGYRRKKDPIIRCRSKPRGHRERRKDSGESEI; translated from the exons ATGTCCGACATGACAAGTCTAGCGGCTTCGCCTTCACGATCTTCAAAACGCGCCATGTACTACGTGCAAAGTCCTTCACGTGACTCTTACACGTCAGTTACACAGCCTAGTACAATGATGGACTCTCCCACACACGATTCATACTCCTTTGGCCGCCACTCTCGTAACTCATCAGAGAGTAGATTCTCCGGGATATCccgatcatcatcatcagacaGAAAAAACGTCAAAAAGTGCCGATCTAACGAGAAAGAATATGAGACTATACTTGAAGAAGGTTCGTATGAAGAAATGGACGATGTGACTTCTATAAGGAGGTCTCAGGCCATACTTGccgttttcatttttataagtCTCTTCGCCTTCTGTTGCTTAATCACGTGGGGAGCTAGTAGACCTTACAAGCCTCAAATCTCTGTTCAG ACATTCGAACTACGCAACTTCTATGTTGGTCAAGGATCAGATTTCTATGGCATGC ATACCAAGTTGCTGACTTTGAATGGAACATTAAGAATTG TTGAAGGAACATTATCAACCGAAGAAGAGTCAATATACGGAAGCAGTGGTTATAGAAGGAAGAAGGATCCCATTATACGGTGCAGGAGCAAGCCTAGAGGCCACAGAGAGAGGCGGAAAGATTCAGGTGAATCTGAGATTTGA